The following proteins are co-located in the Chryseobacterium daecheongense genome:
- the wecB gene encoding UDP-N-acetylglucosamine 2-epimerase (non-hydrolyzing), whose amino-acid sequence MKKLKVMTVVGTRPEIIRLSRVLSALDASEAIEHIIVHTGQNYDYELNQIFFDDLGLRKPDYFLEAAGKTATETIGNILIKIDPLLEELKPEAFLVLGDTNSCLCAIPAKKRHIPIFHMEAGNRCFDQRVPEETNRKIVDHTADVNLTYSDIAREYLLREGLPADRIIKTGSPMYEVLNHYLPEINASDVLEKLNLEEGKFFVVSSHREENINSEKNFRGLIDSLNAIAEHYQYPIIVSTHPRTRNMIDKMKIEVRPEIQFLKPLGFHDYNALQKRSYAVLSDSGTISEESSILNFRALNIRQAHERPEAMEEASVMMVGLSPERIMQGLVQVQQQSIGQQRNFRPVADYSMPNVSEKVVRIIISYTDYIKRVVWSEE is encoded by the coding sequence ATGAAAAAATTAAAAGTAATGACGGTTGTTGGAACACGACCGGAAATTATTAGATTATCAAGAGTATTATCCGCTTTGGATGCATCTGAAGCAATAGAACATATCATCGTTCATACGGGTCAGAATTATGACTATGAACTTAATCAGATTTTCTTTGACGATCTGGGATTAAGGAAACCTGATTATTTTTTGGAAGCAGCTGGAAAAACAGCAACAGAGACCATAGGTAATATCCTTATTAAAATAGATCCTTTGCTGGAAGAGCTAAAACCAGAGGCTTTCCTTGTTCTTGGAGATACGAACTCCTGCCTGTGTGCAATTCCTGCAAAAAAAAGACACATTCCTATTTTCCACATGGAGGCAGGGAACAGGTGTTTTGATCAAAGAGTACCTGAAGAAACCAATCGTAAGATTGTAGATCACACAGCTGATGTGAATCTTACATATTCGGATATTGCAAGAGAATATTTATTGCGTGAAGGGCTACCTGCTGACAGAATTATTAAAACAGGGTCGCCAATGTACGAGGTACTGAATCATTATCTCCCTGAAATAAATGCTTCCGATGTGCTTGAAAAGCTTAACCTTGAAGAAGGAAAATTCTTTGTAGTATCTTCTCATCGTGAAGAAAATATTAATTCTGAAAAAAACTTCAGAGGACTTATAGATTCATTAAATGCCATTGCAGAACATTATCAGTATCCTATCATTGTTTCTACTCATCCAAGAACCAGAAATATGATTGATAAGATGAAAATAGAGGTTCGCCCTGAAATTCAGTTTTTAAAACCGCTTGGCTTTCACGATTATAATGCCCTTCAAAAACGTTCTTATGCTGTATTATCAGACTCAGGAACAATTTCAGAGGAATCTTCAATTCTTAACTTTAGAGCTCTCAACATACGTCAGGCTCATGAAAGGCCCGAAGCTATGGAAGAAGCCAGTGTAATGATGGTAGGCTTATCTCCGGAGCGTATTATGCAAGGGCTTGTGCAAGTACAACAACAGAGTATAGGGCAGCAACGTAATTTCAGACCTGTTGCCGATTATTCGATGCCTAATGTATCTGAAAAAGTAGTAAGAATTATCATCTCATATACGGATTACATCAAGAGAGTAGTTTGGAGCGAAGAATAA
- a CDS encoding NAD-dependent epimerase/dehydratase family protein — MKKVGITGQNGFVGRHLYNTLGLFPEEFERVEFKKEFFESQEKLDDFVSKCDVIIHLAAMNRHESEQVIYETNVALAQNLVSSLKRTNSRAHVLISSSTQEERDNLYGKSKREGREAIINWAKANDGKVTGLIIPNVFGAFGKPYYNSFIATFCHQLTHGETPNIANDGEVKLIYVQELVDRIIKEIRSGQSTEELFIEATASRKVSEVLELLIQFKSLYFENGEIPTLKNSFEHNLFNTYRSYIDYKTHYPVKFTQHTDPRGAFVEIIRLGIGGQCSFSTTVPNITRGNHFHTRKIERFAVIKGKALIQLRKIDSDEVLDFYLDGSDPAYVDMPIWYTHNIKNIGEEELYTIFWINEAYNPEDADTYFVEV; from the coding sequence ATGAAAAAAGTTGGAATTACTGGACAAAATGGCTTTGTTGGTCGTCACTTATATAATACTTTAGGATTATTTCCAGAGGAATTTGAGCGCGTTGAATTTAAAAAAGAATTTTTTGAAAGTCAGGAGAAGCTAGATGATTTCGTTTCTAAATGTGATGTCATTATTCATTTAGCGGCGATGAACCGTCATGAAAGTGAGCAAGTGATTTATGAAACCAATGTAGCCCTAGCTCAAAATTTAGTAAGTTCATTAAAGCGTACAAATTCCAGGGCGCATGTCCTGATCTCATCTTCAACGCAAGAGGAAAGAGATAATTTGTATGGCAAATCAAAACGTGAGGGTAGGGAAGCAATTATCAATTGGGCGAAGGCAAATGATGGTAAAGTAACAGGCTTGATCATTCCAAATGTTTTTGGAGCTTTTGGTAAGCCATATTATAACTCTTTTATTGCTACTTTCTGCCATCAGCTAACCCATGGAGAAACCCCTAACATTGCAAACGATGGTGAGGTAAAATTAATTTATGTTCAGGAACTGGTTGATCGTATTATTAAAGAAATCCGTTCAGGACAAAGTACCGAAGAACTTTTTATAGAAGCTACTGCATCCAGAAAAGTATCTGAGGTGTTGGAGCTGCTTATTCAATTCAAAAGTTTGTATTTTGAGAATGGTGAGATTCCTACATTAAAGAATTCTTTTGAACATAATTTATTTAATACTTATCGTTCTTATATTGATTATAAAACGCACTACCCGGTAAAGTTTACCCAACATACAGATCCCAGAGGTGCTTTTGTTGAGATCATCCGGTTAGGCATAGGAGGGCAATGTTCATTTTCAACTACAGTGCCTAATATCACAAGAGGAAATCATTTTCATACCAGAAAAATCGAACGTTTTGCTGTAATTAAAGGAAAAGCATTAATTCAGCTAAGAAAAATAGATTCTGATGAAGTCCTTGATTTTTATCTGGACGGGTCGGATCCCGCATACGTGGATATGCCGATATGGTATACCCACAATATTAAGAATATTGGTGAAGAAGAATTGTACACTATTTTCTGGATTAATGAAGCATATAATCCAGAAGATGCCGACACCTATTTTGTAGAAGTTTAA
- a CDS encoding WxcM-like domain-containing protein, translated as MILKGNRNEDIRGIITYNNEFDATKIKRIYTIENHSTEFVRGWQGHKIEQRWFACMKGKFEISVIVIDDFDNPSTNAKINKYILSSEALTYLHIHAGCLTAIQSLEEESKLLVLADYELGEIEDEYRFELDYFK; from the coding sequence ATGATATTAAAAGGAAACAGGAACGAAGATATAAGAGGCATTATAACCTATAACAATGAGTTTGATGCTACGAAAATTAAACGTATTTATACAATAGAAAATCATTCAACTGAATTTGTCAGAGGGTGGCAGGGGCATAAAATTGAACAACGTTGGTTTGCTTGTATGAAAGGGAAATTTGAAATATCTGTTATCGTAATAGATGATTTTGACAATCCTTCAACAAATGCGAAAATAAATAAATATATACTTTCTTCAGAAGCCTTAACCTATCTGCATATTCATGCTGGTTGTTTAACTGCTATCCAAAGCTTGGAAGAAGAAAGCAAACTGCTTGTATTAGCTGATTATGAATTGGGGGAGATTGAAGATGAGTATCGGTTTGAATTAGATTATTTTAAATAA
- a CDS encoding polysaccharide biosynthesis protein, with protein MQGIKDKVLLITGGTGSFGTAVLNRFLQTDHFKEIRIFSRDEKKQDDMRNLYKNEKIKYYIGDVRDYNSVEPATRGVDYIFHAAALKQVPSCEFFPMQAVKTNVEGTQNVILAAAANKVLKVICLSTDKAAYPINAMGISKAMMEKVAVAEARNLKDTTVCLTRYGNVMASRGSVIPLFLNQIQKGEPITITDPNMSRFFMSLEDAVDLVLFAFENANPGDLFVNKAPAGSIGDLAKALIELTGKEVPVKIIGTRHGEKLYETLCTREEMIKAEDMGDFYRIPADNRDLNYAKYFSEGEEDISRIEDYHSHNTEQQGVEGLKKLISTLPLIRKEVFGEDVMQYP; from the coding sequence ATGCAAGGAATTAAAGATAAAGTATTATTAATAACAGGCGGTACAGGATCTTTTGGAACTGCTGTTTTAAATCGATTTTTACAAACGGATCATTTTAAAGAAATCCGTATATTTTCTCGTGATGAGAAAAAACAAGATGATATGCGTAACCTATATAAAAATGAAAAAATAAAATATTATATAGGTGATGTAAGAGACTATAATTCTGTAGAACCGGCAACAAGAGGAGTGGATTATATTTTTCACGCTGCTGCATTGAAACAGGTTCCTTCATGTGAATTTTTCCCTATGCAGGCTGTAAAAACTAATGTAGAAGGAACTCAAAATGTTATTCTTGCCGCTGCAGCAAACAAAGTTTTAAAGGTTATTTGTTTATCAACAGATAAAGCTGCTTACCCTATTAATGCAATGGGAATATCCAAAGCTATGATGGAGAAAGTAGCAGTAGCAGAAGCTCGTAATTTAAAAGATACTACAGTTTGCTTAACACGCTACGGAAATGTGATGGCTTCCAGAGGATCTGTTATTCCTTTATTTTTAAATCAAATTCAAAAGGGAGAGCCCATAACAATTACAGATCCCAATATGTCTCGTTTTTTCATGTCCTTAGAAGATGCTGTAGATCTGGTATTATTTGCTTTTGAAAATGCCAATCCGGGGGATCTCTTTGTAAACAAGGCTCCTGCAGGTAGTATTGGAGATTTAGCAAAAGCACTAATTGAATTGACAGGTAAAGAAGTCCCTGTTAAGATTATTGGGACACGTCATGGTGAAAAGCTTTACGAAACACTATGCACTCGTGAGGAAATGATCAAAGCAGAAGATATGGGGGATTTTTACCGTATTCCTGCAGATAATCGTGATTTGAACTATGCGAAATACTTCTCTGAAGGAGAAGAAGATATATCCAGAATAGAAGACTATCATTCTCATAATACAGAACAACAAGGTGTAGAAGGTTTAAAAAAATTGATATCTACTCTTCCGCTAATAAGGAAAGAAGTTTTTGGAGAGGATGTTATGCAATATCCTTAG
- a CDS encoding glycosyltransferase family 4 protein, with product MKTKVLIIYNKVWSYRERIFELINEEFDLTVAYSDEKFKNKKFSFKTMYLPVKKAGPFELHKDNLYNIASQYDVVIGLSNLRWISLMLLCLRRNRKYKIGYWGIGVTASYENSFDSKTTWDKFRYYISRKSDFTLFYSSYPLERYIKAGIPEEKLFVAHNTTEVENVIKSDVNNKKDFLFVGTLYPQKGIGELLEAYYLLYTKRNDCPKLLIVGDGPEKEKIVEFIKEKNIADKIVLYGSIYDAKELSKIFAESIACISPNQAGLSVLNSMGNSTSFVTREDAITGGEIFNIKNKYNGIIYKEQENLADVMEWIINNKEQVHKMNENAYNHYINNRTPEMMANEIKRAINKSLS from the coding sequence ATGAAAACCAAAGTTTTAATCATTTACAACAAAGTATGGTCTTATCGAGAAAGAATTTTTGAACTGATCAATGAAGAGTTTGACCTAACTGTTGCCTATTCTGATGAGAAATTTAAAAATAAAAAGTTTTCTTTTAAAACAATGTATCTGCCCGTTAAAAAAGCAGGACCTTTTGAGCTTCATAAAGATAATTTGTACAATATTGCATCTCAATATGATGTGGTAATTGGATTATCTAATCTCAGATGGATTAGTCTTATGTTACTTTGCTTAAGAAGAAATAGAAAATATAAGATTGGATATTGGGGAATCGGAGTGACTGCTTCATATGAAAATAGTTTTGACTCTAAAACGACATGGGATAAATTTAGGTACTATATTTCAAGAAAATCTGATTTTACGCTATTTTATAGTTCTTATCCGTTGGAAAGATATATAAAAGCAGGAATTCCTGAAGAAAAACTGTTTGTGGCTCATAATACTACAGAAGTTGAAAATGTAATTAAATCAGATGTTAATAATAAAAAAGATTTTCTCTTTGTTGGAACATTGTATCCGCAGAAGGGAATAGGAGAGTTACTTGAAGCATATTATCTATTGTACACAAAAAGGAACGATTGCCCTAAATTATTAATTGTAGGAGATGGCCCGGAAAAAGAGAAAATTGTAGAATTTATTAAGGAAAAGAACATAGCGGATAAAATTGTATTGTATGGAAGTATTTATGATGCTAAAGAACTTTCTAAAATATTTGCTGAATCCATCGCATGTATATCACCTAATCAGGCAGGTTTATCCGTTCTAAACTCTATGGGTAATAGTACTTCATTCGTAACGAGAGAGGACGCTATTACGGGAGGTGAAATTTTTAATATAAAAAATAAATATAACGGTATAATATACAAAGAGCAGGAGAACTTGGCAGATGTAATGGAATGGATTATCAATAATAAGGAGCAAGTTCATAAAATGAATGAAAATGCATATAACCATTACATCAATAATAGAACTCCTGAAATGATGGCCAATGAAATTAAAAGAGCTATTAATAAATCTTTAAGCTAA
- a CDS encoding EpsG family protein, whose translation MDNLPDRKHILGKKLFLVWIYIFLCFGYTVGTDWRHYEDLYNFATDKDLLRRDYEQGFYYLIYLIRHIIPDFWLFLGLVKCLYLYSVIKFIKRFIKGEFLAIGIMLNYNLLFMLIDNPLRFMCGSVILVWSTVYLLDKKYVKFIIVALLGLLFHISLIAPILLSLLVVFRKKMIYRSNITLSIWYIIACIIGFFPQILNEFSNYFASLFPTIAYKLLNVYVAESNNAIFTIGSLIMFFLFFVLLRYRKAILNNPHGDILYFFALLYMYLFRILLIFPTGFRITLYFGLFFAVCLAIIIKSANFKIKYSLYLLIGLTIFKTIWSSYQYLPYTNSIYHILSSDHLPKSYRSNLNKNAYHKRTGETIKEKSINIPD comes from the coding sequence ATGGATAATCTACCCGATAGAAAACATATATTGGGTAAGAAGCTATTTCTTGTATGGATATATATATTTTTATGTTTTGGCTATACTGTTGGAACAGACTGGAGACATTATGAAGACTTATATAATTTTGCTACAGATAAAGACCTTTTAAGAAGAGATTATGAGCAGGGATTTTATTATCTCATATACTTGATACGACATATTATACCTGATTTTTGGTTGTTTCTTGGACTTGTAAAATGTCTCTATTTATATTCAGTTATAAAATTCATAAAAAGATTTATTAAAGGTGAGTTTTTAGCGATTGGGATCATGCTTAATTATAACCTCCTTTTTATGCTGATTGATAATCCTTTAAGGTTTATGTGTGGGTCAGTTATATTAGTTTGGAGTACAGTATATTTACTGGATAAGAAGTATGTTAAATTTATTATTGTTGCATTATTAGGACTTTTATTTCACATTTCATTAATTGCTCCAATTTTATTATCCTTACTAGTTGTATTTAGGAAAAAAATGATATATCGGTCAAATATTACTTTATCAATTTGGTATATTATAGCTTGTATTATAGGTTTTTTTCCACAAATTTTAAATGAGTTTTCAAATTATTTTGCCTCTTTGTTTCCAACAATAGCATATAAATTATTAAATGTTTATGTAGCGGAATCTAATAACGCAATATTCACTATTGGTTCATTGATTATGTTTTTCTTATTCTTCGTTTTGTTACGTTATAGAAAAGCAATTTTAAATAATCCTCATGGTGATATACTGTATTTTTTTGCATTATTATACATGTATTTATTTAGGATTTTATTGATCTTTCCAACAGGCTTTAGAATTACTTTATATTTTGGACTATTTTTTGCCGTTTGTTTAGCAATAATTATAAAATCTGCAAATTTCAAAATTAAATACTCTCTTTATCTATTAATAGGCTTAACTATTTTTAAAACAATTTGGAGTAGTTATCAATATCTCCCTTATACAAACAGTATATATCATATTTTGTCATCAGATCACCTACCAAAAAGTTATAGAAGCAATCTCAATAAGAATGCATATCACAAACGTACAGGAGAGACAATAAAAGAGAAAAGTATAAATATACCAGATTAA
- a CDS encoding polysaccharide pyruvyl transferase family protein, which produces MQRNRKIDILIKGAYGDANVGDDLLLEMTLDLLSHVNRNIDAKIVCKKEKYIKQQFSNAKFLSLAASRFESADVYILGGGTQFFSFEKSQRDISLSSRYQLYFNLLLKEPSLLISFLTSKGKKKKDIKLKLALGIGLGPFGTEKDEVNVKNDLALYDKIYCRDSISLQYLEKWDLKNRQFGADLCLTDLFKNKYPLNHEATKEDRLKLGVVLRDWPHNNTGELINSKIFNWLPEQKDFERNLFMFSESKDDVLIQQVKKRSDLGIRNLIIWHPLKYKFVEFYVYLNECDILITSRYHAAIFALNLGIPTICLGIDPKLKALCDEVSGFYYWNPEEEISVLDKYIQNIKGNYQQHQENIRNSYKTLNARANAMVEDVLNVLRNFE; this is translated from the coding sequence ATGCAGAGAAATAGAAAAATCGACATATTAATTAAAGGAGCGTATGGAGATGCGAATGTAGGTGATGATTTATTGTTAGAAATGACTTTGGATCTACTTTCTCATGTTAATCGAAATATAGATGCAAAGATTGTTTGTAAAAAGGAAAAATATATTAAACAGCAATTCAGCAATGCCAAATTTCTAAGTTTAGCAGCATCTCGTTTTGAGTCAGCTGATGTTTATATTTTAGGTGGTGGAACCCAGTTCTTTTCATTTGAAAAGTCACAAAGAGACATATCATTAAGCTCCAGATACCAACTTTATTTTAATCTTTTATTAAAAGAACCATCTTTGTTGATCAGCTTTTTAACTTCAAAAGGTAAAAAGAAAAAAGATATCAAATTAAAACTGGCTTTAGGAATAGGGCTTGGACCTTTTGGTACAGAGAAGGATGAAGTTAATGTTAAGAATGACTTGGCATTGTATGATAAAATTTATTGCAGAGATAGTATTTCATTGCAATATTTAGAAAAATGGGATTTAAAAAACAGGCAATTTGGAGCAGATCTATGCTTAACGGACTTGTTCAAGAATAAATATCCATTAAATCATGAAGCCACTAAAGAAGACAGGCTAAAGCTTGGAGTAGTACTTAGAGATTGGCCTCATAACAATACAGGAGAACTCATTAACAGCAAAATCTTTAATTGGTTACCTGAACAAAAAGATTTCGAAAGAAATTTATTCATGTTTTCTGAATCAAAAGATGATGTATTAATTCAACAGGTTAAAAAAAGATCTGATTTAGGAATAAGGAATCTCATTATCTGGCACCCCTTAAAGTACAAATTTGTAGAGTTTTATGTGTATTTAAATGAATGTGATATTTTAATTACATCTCGTTATCATGCTGCAATTTTTGCTCTTAATCTGGGAATACCAACGATATGTTTAGGAATTGATCCAAAACTAAAAGCGCTTTGTGACGAAGTTAGTGGATTTTATTATTGGAATCCTGAAGAAGAAATCTCTGTTCTGGATAAATACATACAAAATATAAAAGGTAATTATCAGCAACATCAAGAGAATATAAGAAATAGCTATAAAACTCTTAATGCCAGAGCAAACGCAATGGTGGAAGATGTATTGAATGTTTTAAGAAATTTTGAATAA
- a CDS encoding oligosaccharide flippase family protein gives MIKIKNLINDFKKNTLIKGIFWSFLGVIASKGLGFLAMFFVARELSVADFGNIGILQSYITTFSLLSLASFGVTATKYIAINLHENKRKTSEIFSLVRLSSFLLAILVLVCSLFFNKELCVLLTGKEEIWQPMLYCSIAILFSSLNGLQTGALAGFENFKSISIINIVNGLLSFPLIIILTERYGVNGFAFALLITNFSIWLCSAILLRKVCKEHGIWFSLDNIKSNFEIILKFSLPAFISSLMVNPIILICNSILIKRNHNGLYEMGIFNASNNYSQISMILLSIIGQVFYPYAMKNFGNGNKKFEFLNIIHPMFFGLIICLPTVFLPEVFSSLFGSQYHNNDMYITTILVSIFTIINSQKQGIARNFAAGNFMWFSVFSNGFWGITAIAFSYLLVDYGAIGRGVAFVIAYFLNTVLFIPYFIKNKLVNKKLVLTWYNLLYFGIVLGGLFLFKMNVSVIIRVVLLAVSLLLVLLTIKRWYNVYIKN, from the coding sequence ATGATAAAAATTAAAAATCTTATTAACGATTTTAAAAAAAATACGCTTATAAAAGGTATTTTTTGGTCTTTCTTAGGAGTAATAGCCTCTAAAGGATTAGGCTTTCTAGCAATGTTTTTTGTTGCAAGAGAATTGTCCGTAGCTGATTTTGGTAATATAGGGATTCTACAATCCTATATTACCACTTTTTCATTGCTAAGTCTTGCAAGCTTTGGAGTTACTGCGACTAAATACATTGCTATAAATCTTCATGAAAATAAGAGAAAAACAAGTGAAATATTTTCTTTAGTACGATTATCTTCTTTTTTACTAGCCATACTTGTGTTAGTGTGTTCTTTATTTTTTAATAAGGAGCTTTGTGTATTATTGACAGGTAAAGAAGAAATATGGCAACCTATGTTGTATTGTTCTATTGCTATTTTATTTTCTTCTCTGAATGGTTTGCAAACCGGTGCATTGGCAGGATTTGAAAACTTTAAATCCATTTCTATAATTAATATTGTAAATGGATTATTATCCTTTCCTTTAATTATTATACTAACGGAAAGATATGGAGTGAATGGATTTGCTTTTGCACTTCTAATCACTAATTTTTCTATATGGCTATGTTCCGCGATATTACTTAGAAAAGTATGCAAAGAACATGGAATATGGTTTTCTCTTGATAATATAAAATCAAATTTTGAGATTATACTAAAATTTAGCTTACCTGCATTCATTAGCAGTTTAATGGTTAACCCAATTATTTTAATTTGTAATAGTATTTTGATAAAGAGAAATCATAATGGTTTATACGAAATGGGTATTTTTAATGCCAGCAATAACTACTCACAAATTTCAATGATTTTATTGAGTATTATTGGACAGGTTTTTTATCCTTACGCTATGAAGAACTTTGGAAATGGAAATAAAAAGTTTGAATTTCTAAATATAATCCATCCAATGTTTTTTGGTTTAATTATATGTCTGCCAACTGTTTTTTTACCTGAGGTATTTTCCTCTTTATTTGGATCACAGTATCATAACAATGATATGTATATTACGACAATATTAGTTTCTATATTTACTATTATAAATTCACAAAAACAGGGTATTGCCAGAAATTTTGCTGCAGGTAATTTCATGTGGTTTAGTGTTTTTAGTAATGGTTTCTGGGGTATTACGGCAATAGCATTCAGTTACTTACTTGTTGATTATGGAGCCATTGGCAGAGGAGTAGCCTTTGTGATTGCTTATTTTTTAAACACCGTATTATTTATTCCTTATTTTATTAAAAATAAACTGGTAAATAAGAAACTGGTGCTAACATGGTATAATCTATTATACTTTGGAATTGTACTTGGGGGGCTTTTTCTTTTTAAAATGAATGTCTCCGTAATTATTAGAGTGGTTTTATTGGCGGTGAGTTTATTATTGGTATTACTTACAATTAAGCGGTGGTATAATGTTTATATAAAGAATTGA
- the wecC gene encoding UDP-N-acetyl-D-mannosamine dehydrogenase gives MQPKVVTIGLGYIGLPTSALIANNNIPVHGVDISQHVVDTINAGKIHIVEPDLDEAVADAVKNGYLKADTKPVIADTYLVVVPTPFKGNHEPDISYVKAATKVLIPLLKEGDLYIIESTSPIGTTEKMMEYIFSERPELENKIYLAYCPERVLPGNVMYELVHNDRVIGGVNKESTEKALEFYRQFVKGDLHPTNARTAEMCKLTENSSRDVQIAFANELSLICDKAGINVWELIQLANKHPRVNILQPGCGVGGHCIAVDPYFIVADFPMESRIIAQARATNNYKSFWCAEKIKTARLEFELKQGRQPSIAIMGLAFKPNIDDLRESPAIHIAERVLQDSGDADLFIVEPNVQEHKIFKLTDYKDAVKKADIIVFLVAHNEFKKLEIADDKIVIDFCGVKL, from the coding sequence CAACCAAAAGTAGTAACGATAGGTTTAGGATATATCGGATTGCCAACATCCGCTTTAATTGCTAATAATAACATACCAGTACATGGAGTAGATATTTCTCAACATGTAGTGGATACCATTAATGCTGGTAAAATTCATATTGTAGAGCCGGATTTAGATGAAGCTGTGGCAGATGCAGTTAAAAATGGCTATTTAAAGGCGGACACAAAACCAGTGATTGCTGATACTTATTTGGTTGTCGTTCCAACACCATTTAAAGGAAATCATGAACCTGATATTTCATATGTAAAAGCAGCCACAAAGGTGTTGATCCCTCTATTAAAAGAGGGAGACTTGTATATTATTGAATCTACATCCCCTATTGGGACTACCGAAAAAATGATGGAATACATTTTTTCAGAGCGTCCGGAATTGGAAAATAAAATTTATTTGGCTTATTGTCCAGAAAGAGTACTTCCTGGCAACGTAATGTATGAACTGGTTCATAATGATCGTGTAATTGGAGGTGTAAATAAAGAATCTACCGAAAAAGCACTTGAATTTTACCGTCAATTTGTTAAGGGAGACCTTCATCCGACAAATGCTAGAACTGCAGAAATGTGTAAGTTAACTGAAAACTCCTCTCGAGATGTTCAGATTGCATTTGCTAATGAATTATCATTGATTTGTGATAAAGCAGGTATTAACGTATGGGAACTAATTCAATTGGCGAACAAACATCCACGTGTAAACATATTACAACCAGGTTGCGGAGTAGGAGGACATTGTATAGCTGTTGATCCATACTTTATTGTTGCTGATTTCCCTATGGAATCTCGTATCATCGCGCAAGCCCGTGCAACTAATAATTATAAATCATTCTGGTGTGCTGAAAAAATTAAGACAGCACGTTTAGAATTCGAATTAAAACAAGGGCGTCAACCTTCTATAGCTATTATGGGACTTGCTTTTAAACCCAATATTGATGACTTGAGAGAATCTCCAGCTATTCATATTGCAGAAAGGGTATTACAAGATTCAGGAGATGCTGACTTGTTTATTGTTGAACCTAATGTACAAGAACACAAGATTTTTAAATTAACAGATTACAAAGATGCAGTAAAGAAGGCGGATATAATTGTTTTCCTTGTTGCTCATAATGAATTTAAGAAGTTGGAAATTGCTGACGATAAAATCGTTATAGATTTTTGTGGCGTTAAATTATAA